The following DNA comes from Saccharomyces mikatae IFO 1815 strain IFO1815 genome assembly, chromosome: 8.
TGGAAGCACACCAATACTATGGGACTTGATTACTTTACTATGCCTGAGGTTATCTTGCGATATGCCAACTGTACTAGGCGCGCTACAGGGCTCACAGGGAGTTGGGTTCTTGTAAAGGTGAACGTGCCTTGTTATGTAACTCAATATCACACAAAGGCTTAGTAGCAATTGTCAAATAAGTTGAATGAACGGCGTTTTGACATCAGCAAATAACACCATTAAACTTACGAAATATTACCAAGAAGGATCAAGGGGTTACGTTACCGGATAGAATGTACGAAAAGGGAAAGTTTGGTCTACAGTGGTTCGTCCTCAATCAGTAACTTTTCCCTCAAGAGAACATAAAAGTGAGACAAAAGTTATAGTACTAGAATGAATATGCTTACATTCTGTTCCGTCAACAAAAGAGCCTGTGAATGTTGTACAGATTTCATTCAATCGTAACGATATCAGAAGCGTTCCATATATTCACCATCAACATTTGACGCAGATATGTAAAATTTAGGGTGTCCATCTGATATAGAGACTAGTAAGAGTTTCAACCCCGGAATGTACGACTTATGATTGAAATATATGAATCTCGTGTATTCGTTTAACAATCACGCCACTTTCGCGTATTAGAGACGTACTGAATGTAAAACAAACTCTTTTAACTTCGAGAATGTGGTCTCACAATCAAGTTCCATACAGGTATAAAAAAGCACTGAAATCTAAATCAGAGAAGACTGTCTACTCACTATGATGGGCAAACGCGATGGTTTTTATTAGTTCATTACTTCTGTCTACCTTGTGCACTTTTGTTGTCGCAAGTCCTCTGTCGAAAAGAGATTCCTGTACTCTATCAGGATCCTCTTTGTCCTCACTCTCAACTGTGAAAAAATGCAGTAGCATCATTATTAAAGATTTAAGTGTTCCAGCTGGACAGACTTTAGATCTAACTGGGTTAACTAGTGGTACTACTGTTACCTTCGAAGGTACAACTACTTTCCAGTACAAGGAATGGGCTGGTCCTTTAATTTCAATCTCGGGGTCGAAAATAAATGTTGTTGGTGCGTCAGGACATGTTATTGATGGTCAAGGAGCTAAGTGGTGGGATGGCTTGGGTGACAAAGGCAAAGTTAAGCCAAAGTTTGTAAAACTAGTATTGACGGGCAAATCCGAAGTCACTGGGttaaatattaaaaatgcCCCACACCAAGTCTTCAGCATCAATAAATGCTCTGATTTGACTATCAATGGTGTAACAATCGATATAAAAGACGGTGATTCCGCAGGTGGTCACAACACAGATGGATTTGATGTTGGTAGCTCTACCAATGTTGTGATTCAGGGATGTACAGTTTATAATCAGGATGATTGTATTGCTGTGAATTCAGGTACAACtatcaaattcttgaacaaCTATTGCTATAATGGCCACGGTATTTCTGTAGGTTCTGTTGGTGGCCGTTCTGATAATACCGTGAATGGTTTTTGGGCTGAAAACAATCACGTTCTGAACTCTGCCAATGGGTTGAGAATTAAGACGGTAAAAGGTGCGACTGGATCAGTTTCTAACGTTAACTTCATTAGCAATAAGATTAGCGGCATAAAGAGTTACGGTATAGTTATTGAAGGTGATTACCTGAATGGCAAAACCACTGGCACTGCTACAGGAGGCGTTCCTattaagaatttagtgatGAAGGATATCACTGGGAGTGTGAACTCCGCAGCTAAGAGAGTTAAAATTTTAGTGAAAAATGCTTCCAACTGGAAATGGTCCGGGGTATCAATTTCCGGTGGTTCTTCATATTCTGGATGTTCTGGAATCCCAACTGGTTCTGGTGCAACATGCTAAACCTCTTCATGAGTATTGTTATGAGTATATACATATGttatctttttatttttcactatTCAACACATGATAGAACAAAAGTACAAGCAGACATTGTCATTTATTTGTTACCCATATTAGATTTTGTTGTAAAAGTAAGTCTAAGTCATTGCTGAATGATTTTTATGACGAAAAACTACTTGaaaccaaagaagaagagaagtGGACGTAACAGCTTATTAACATGCTGTGGTATTCCACATATTATAACTGTCAGCAACTGCGTTCATTTCAAACATGAAAAACTGTTAGACCCTACCGATTATCCGATTATCAAACAAGAATGTATATGATTTCTAAGGTCCCTTTTGTATTTAGCGACCAGATGATCATCTTTACTTATATACCTGGCAAAGGGTGAGAAGGGGTTTGGAGAAGATGTAACCATGCGGTATAGCAAGTGAAGAGTCTGTGCCGCTGTAAAAATTACAGAACCTTGTAGTGGCATTCGACTAATCAGTATGCTTTACCTTCGCCAATGGATAATAAACACATAAGACCCATTAAATCAATGGTAAAAATAGCTGCAATCGGCAAGGCTGACTTTCTCCGGGAATGAAAGCTGATAGTAGGCAGGAATTGCATCCCTTCTCTTGAACATTCTATTATACTTGACGCTCATcaattgatttta
Coding sequences within:
- the SMKI08G2560 gene encoding glycoside hydrolase family 28 protein encodes the protein MVFISSLLLSTLCTFVVASPLSKRDSCTLSGSSLSSLSTVKKCSSIIIKDLSVPAGQTLDLTGLTSGTTVTFEGTTTFQYKEWAGPLISISGSKINVVGASGHVIDGQGAKWWDGLGDKGKVKPKFVKLVLTGKSEVTGLNIKNAPHQVFSINKCSDLTINGVTIDIKDGDSAGGHNTDGFDVGSSTNVVIQGCTVYNQDDCIAVNSGTTIKFLNNYCYNGHGISVGSVGGRSDNTVNGFWAENNHVLNSANGLRIKTVKGATGSVSNVNFISNKISGIKSYGIVIEGDYLNGKTTGTATGGVPIKNLVMKDITGSVNSAAKRVKILVKNASNWKWSGVSISGGSSYSGCSGIPTGSGATC